The proteins below come from a single Chryseobacterium sp. MA9 genomic window:
- a CDS encoding efflux RND transporter periplasmic adaptor subunit, protein MKTYIISVLMVLSLLACSKKEEEKTNHAKKGFELSNTMLNSISLAKVEKKNIEDEYSFYGKISADKNSYIDVYPLVGGNVMSVNVELGDYVKKGQVLATIRSTELAEIQKDVSDAKTDLVVAKNNLRVAKELYEGKLNTERDVLEAKSQLQKAEDQLQRAAAVSTVYNVKTGNIYSVVAPINGYIVQKSINKDMQLRSDRSDNIFDVANTTNVWAIMNVNESDIDKISLGMKAQVSTLSYPDKVFDGKIDKIFKIIDPQTNAMQARVVLDNANGLLIPDSKATIKVSSLESSTMLTVPSKAVIFDDNKSFVVIFKSRTDVKVREIKVLKQVGDVTYIADGLKEGEEVITNNQLLIYRSLNS, encoded by the coding sequence ATGAAAACATATATTATCTCCGTATTAATGGTCCTTTCATTATTGGCCTGTTCAAAAAAAGAGGAAGAGAAAACCAATCACGCTAAAAAAGGATTCGAGCTGAGCAACACAATGCTGAATTCAATTTCTTTGGCAAAAGTTGAAAAAAAGAATATAGAAGATGAATATAGCTTCTACGGAAAGATATCTGCAGACAAAAACAGCTATATAGATGTTTATCCGTTGGTAGGAGGAAATGTGATGAGTGTAAATGTAGAACTGGGAGACTATGTGAAAAAAGGGCAGGTGCTGGCAACCATCAGAAGCACCGAGCTTGCAGAAATTCAAAAGGATGTAAGTGATGCAAAAACAGATCTGGTAGTGGCAAAAAATAATCTTCGGGTTGCGAAGGAGCTGTACGAAGGAAAACTAAATACGGAAAGAGATGTCCTGGAAGCAAAAAGCCAGTTACAAAAAGCCGAAGATCAGTTGCAGAGAGCTGCAGCAGTAAGTACGGTTTATAATGTGAAAACCGGAAATATATACAGTGTAGTAGCACCCATTAACGGTTATATTGTTCAGAAAAGTATCAATAAAGATATGCAGCTGAGAAGTGACAGAAGTGATAATATCTTTGATGTTGCCAATACTACCAACGTGTGGGCAATTATGAATGTCAACGAATCGGATATTGATAAAATCAGTCTGGGAATGAAAGCTCAGGTATCTACTCTGTCTTATCCGGATAAGGTTTTTGACGGGAAAATTGATAAAATATTCAAGATTATTGATCCGCAGACCAACGCTATGCAGGCAAGAGTGGTATTGGATAATGCCAATGGACTTCTCATTCCGGACAGTAAAGCAACTATAAAAGTTTCCAGCCTGGAAAGCAGTACTATGCTGACTGTTCCGTCCAAAGCAGTGATTTTTGATGATAACAAAAGCTTTGTAGTGATTTTTAAATCCAGAACAGATGTGAAGGTCAGAGAAATTAAAGTCTTAAAGCAGGTAGGAGATGTCACCTATATTGCAGACGGGCTGAAAGAAGGAGAGGAAGTGATTACCAACAACCAGCTGCTGATATACCGTTCACTGAACAGTTAG